One window from the genome of Pyrus communis chromosome 16, drPyrComm1.1, whole genome shotgun sequence encodes:
- the LOC137719964 gene encoding protein EXPORTIN 1A isoform X2: protein MAAEKLRDLSQPIDVGLLDATVAAFYGTGSKEERTAADQILRDLQNNPDMWLQVVHILQSTKNLNTKFFALQVLEGVIKYRWNALPVEQRDGMKNYISDVIVQLSSNEASFRMERLYVSKLNVILVQILKHDWPTKWRSFIPDLVSAAKTSETICENCMAILKLLSEEVFDFSRGEMTQLKIKELKQSLNSEFQLIHELCLYVLSASQRTELIRATLSTLHAFLSWIPLGYIFESPLLETLLKFFPMPSYRNLTLQCLTEVAALTFGEFYNAQYVKMYSIFMVQLQTILPPTTNIPEAYTNGSGEEQAFIQNLALFLTSFYKAHIRVLETTQETIAALLMGLEYLINISYVDDTEVFKVCLDYWNALVLELFEAHHNLDNPAASANMMGLQMNLLPSMVDGIGSQLLQRRQIYVGIMSKLRLLMICRMAKPEEVIIVEDENGNIVRETLKDNDVLVQYKIMRETLIYLSHLDHDDTEKQMLKKLNKQLTGEDWAWNNLNTLCWAIGSISGSMMEEQENRFLVMVIRDLLNLCEIIKGKDNKAVIASNIMYVVGQYPRFLRAHWKFLKTVVNKLFEFMHETHPGVQDMACDTFLKIVQKCKRKFVIVQVGENEPFVSELLTSLPNTVGDLQPHQIHTFYEAVGHMIQAESDPKKREEYLQRLMSLPNQKWAEIIGQARVSVDFLKDQEVIRTVLNILQTNTSVASSLGTFFLSQISMIFLDMLNVYRMYSELVSSNIAEGGPYASKTSYVKLLRSVKRETLKLIETFLDKAEDQPQIGKQIVPPMLDPVLGDYARNLPDARESEVLSLFATIINKYKGAMIDDVPRIFEAVFQCTLEMITKNFEDYPEHRLKFFSLLRAIAAHCFAALIQLSSPQLKLVMDSIIWAFRHTERNIAETGLNLLLEMLRNFQKSEFCNQFYRTYFLTIEQEIFAVLTDTFHKPGFKLHVLVLQHLFSLVGSDLLKEPLWDVAAVPYAYPNNGMFVREYTIKLLSTSFPNMTGAEVTQFVNGLFESTADVPTFKNHIRDFLVQSKEFSAQDNKDLYAEEAAAQREKDRQRMLSIPGLIAPNEIQDEMVDS, encoded by the exons ATGGCGGCTGAGAAGCTAAGGGACTTGAGCCAGCCGATTGACGTTGGCCTGCTCGATGCCACCGTCGCCGCCTTCTACGGCACCGGATCTAAGGAGGAG AGGACAGCTGCAGACCAGATATTGAGGGACTTGCAAAACAATCCTGATATGTGGCTCCAAGTTGTGCACATTTTACAGAGCACAAAGAACCTAAACACCAAGTTCTTTGCCTTGCAG GTCTTAGAAGGGGTTATCAAGTACAGGTGGAATGCATTGCCTGTTGAACAGCGAGACGGAATGAAAAATTATATCTCTGATGTCATTGTACAG CTATCAAGTAATGAGGCCTCTTTTCGAATGGAAAGACTTTATGTCAGCAAACTCAATGTTATATTGGTTCAG ATTTTAAAGCATGATTGGCCCACTAAATGGCGAAGCTTTATTCCGGATCTTGTATCAGCAGCTAAAACTAGTGAAACCATTTGCGAAAATTGTATGGCCATATTGAAG CTTCTAAGTGAAGAGGTATTTGATTTCTCAAGAGGGGAAATGACACAGTTGAAGATTAAAGAGCTTAAACAATCATTGAACAG tGAGTTTCAACTCATTCATGAGTTATGCTTATATGTACTATCAGCCTCTCAACGAACCGAGCTGATACGTGCAACATTATCCACATTGCATGCTTTCCTCTCATGGATTCCCCTGGGCTATATTTTTGAGTCCCCTTTG CTTGAAACCCTTCTGAAGTTTTTTCCCATGCCTTCATATCGGAATCTTACCCTTCAGTGTCTAACGGAG GTTGCAGCACTTACTTTCGGTGAATTCTATAATGCGCAGTATGTTAAGATGTACAGTATATTCATGGTGCAATTACAG ACTATTCTTCCACCCACCACAAACATACCTGAAGCTTACACAAATGGATCTGGCGAGGAACAG GCATTCATTCAGAACTTGGCACTGTTTCTCACTTCGTTTTACAAG GCGCATATTCGTGTTCTTGAAACCACACAAGAGACTATAGCTGCATTGCTGATGGGTCTTGAATATCTTATAAACATCTCATATGTGGATGACACCGAAGTTTTTAAG GTTTGCTTAGACTATTGGAATGCTTTGGTTTTGGAACTGTTTGAGGCACATCATAATCTGGATAACCCTGCAGCATCTGCCAATATGATGGGGTTGCAG ATGAATTTGCTTCCTAGTATGGTTGATGGCATTGGCTCACAACTTTTGCAAAGGCGGCAAATATATGTTGGTATTATGTCAAAGTTGAGGTTGCTCATGATCTGTCGTATGGCTAAGCCAGAAGAGGTTATCATTGTTGAAGATGAGAATGGCAACATTGTTCGTGAGACCTTGAAGGACAATGATGTTCTAGTTCAATATAAG ATCATGAGGGAGACGCTGATATATTTGTCACATCTTGACCACGATGATACCGAGAAGCAG ATGCTaaagaaattaaacaaacaacTGACTGGTGAGGATTGGGCATGGAACAACTTAAACACATTATGCTGGGCAATAGGGTCTATATCTGGTTCCATGATGGAAGAACAG GAAAATAGATTTTTGGTGATGGTCATTCGTGACTTGCTGAACTTGTGTGAAATCATAAAAGGGAAAGATAATAAAGCAGTTATTGCAAGCAACATCAT GTATGTTGTCGGACAGTACCCAAGGTTCTTAAGAGCTCATTGGAAGTTCCTAAAGACTGTTGTCAATAAGTTGTTTGAGTTTATGCACGAAACACATCCTGGAGTCCAG GACATGGCCTGCGACACATTCttgaaaattgttcaaaagTGCAAGCGTAAATTTGTTATTGTACAG GTTGGAGAAAATGAACCATTTGTGTCTGAACTCCTGACAAGCCTGCCGAATACTGTTGGCGATCTTCAGCCTCACCAGATTCATACTTTCTATGAAGCT GTTGGTCATATGATTCAAGCAGAGTCTGATCCcaagaagagagaagaatatCTACAGAGATTGATGAGTCTCCCAAATCAG AAATGGGCCGAGATCATAGGGCAAGCACGCGTAAGTGTTGATTTCCTGAAGGATCAGGAGGTAATTCGGACCGTGCTTAATATATTACAG ACAAATACTAGCGTTGCGAGCTCCCTCGGGACATTTTTCCTGTCTCAGATCTCAATGATCTTTCTGGACATGCTTAATGTGTACAG GATGTACAGTGAGCTTGTATCTAGTAACATTGCGGAAGGGGGTCCCTACGCTTCTAAAACATCCTATGTGAAACTTCTACG GTCGGTGAAGAGGGAGACTCTCAAGTTGATTGAGACATTCTTGGACAAAGCCGAAGACCAGCCACAGATAGGAAAACAAATTGTGCCTCCCATGTTGGATCCAGTCCTAGGTGACTATGCTAGGAATTTGCCTGATGCTAGAGAGTCAGAGGTTTTGTCACTTTTTGCCACTATCATAAATAA GTACAAGGGTGCAATGATAGATGATGTGCCAAGAATATTTGAAGCTGTTTTCCAGTGCACATTGGAG ATGATCACCAAAAATTTTGAAGATTACCCAGAACATCGCTTGaagttcttttctttacttCGTGCCATTGCTGCACACTGCTTTGCTGCATTGATTCAATTATCGAGTCCG CAACTAAAGCTTGTCATGGATTCAATTATATGGGCGTTTCGGCACACCGAAAGAAATATTGCTGAAACTGGGCTGAATCTGTTGTTGGAAATGCTGAGAAACTTTCAG AAATCAGAGTTCTGTAATCAGTTTTACCGTACATACTTTCTGACAATCGAGCAAGAAATATTTGCTGTCTTGACTGATACATTTCATAAGCCTGGGTTCAAGTTGCATGTCTTGGTTCTTCAACATTTGTTCAGCCTG GTGGGAAGTGATCTGTTGAAGGAGCCTTTGTGGGATGTTGCAGCTGTTCCTTATGCATATCCTAATAATGGAATGTTTGTTCGTGAATATACAATAAAGCTTTTGAGTACTTCCTTCCCGAACATGACTGGGGCGGAG GTCACTCAATTTGTGAATGGACTATTTGAATCAACTGCTGACGTACCCACTTTTAAAAATCACATCCGAGACTTCCTAGTGCAATCCAAAGAATTTTCAGCACAG GACAACAAAGATCTTTATGCAGAGGAGGCTGCTGctcagagagagaaagatcgGCAACGAATGCTTTCTATTCCTGGACTTATTGCCCCCAATGAAATACAGGACGAAATGGTTGATTCCTAG
- the LOC137719964 gene encoding protein EXPORTIN 1A isoform X1 translates to MAAEKLRDLSQPIDVGLLDATVAAFYGTGSKEERTAADQILRDLQNNPDMWLQVVHILQSTKNLNTKFFALQVLEGVIKYRWNALPVEQRDGMKNYISDVIVQLSSNEASFRMERLYVSKLNVILVQILKHDWPTKWRSFIPDLVSAAKTSETICENCMAILKLLSEEVFDFSRGEMTQLKIKELKQSLNSEFQLIHELCLYVLSASQRTELIRATLSTLHAFLSWIPLGYIFESPLLETLLKFFPMPSYRNLTLQCLTEVAALTFGEFYNAQYVKMYSIFMVQLQTILPPTTNIPEAYTNGSGEEQAFIQNLALFLTSFYKAHIRVLETTQETIAALLMGLEYLINISYVDDTEVFKVCLDYWNALVLELFEAHHNLDNPAASANMMGLQMQMNLLPSMVDGIGSQLLQRRQIYVGIMSKLRLLMICRMAKPEEVIIVEDENGNIVRETLKDNDVLVQYKIMRETLIYLSHLDHDDTEKQMLKKLNKQLTGEDWAWNNLNTLCWAIGSISGSMMEEQENRFLVMVIRDLLNLCEIIKGKDNKAVIASNIMYVVGQYPRFLRAHWKFLKTVVNKLFEFMHETHPGVQDMACDTFLKIVQKCKRKFVIVQVGENEPFVSELLTSLPNTVGDLQPHQIHTFYEAVGHMIQAESDPKKREEYLQRLMSLPNQKWAEIIGQARVSVDFLKDQEVIRTVLNILQTNTSVASSLGTFFLSQISMIFLDMLNVYRMYSELVSSNIAEGGPYASKTSYVKLLRSVKRETLKLIETFLDKAEDQPQIGKQIVPPMLDPVLGDYARNLPDARESEVLSLFATIINKYKGAMIDDVPRIFEAVFQCTLEMITKNFEDYPEHRLKFFSLLRAIAAHCFAALIQLSSPQLKLVMDSIIWAFRHTERNIAETGLNLLLEMLRNFQKSEFCNQFYRTYFLTIEQEIFAVLTDTFHKPGFKLHVLVLQHLFSLVGSDLLKEPLWDVAAVPYAYPNNGMFVREYTIKLLSTSFPNMTGAEVTQFVNGLFESTADVPTFKNHIRDFLVQSKEFSAQDNKDLYAEEAAAQREKDRQRMLSIPGLIAPNEIQDEMVDS, encoded by the exons ATGGCGGCTGAGAAGCTAAGGGACTTGAGCCAGCCGATTGACGTTGGCCTGCTCGATGCCACCGTCGCCGCCTTCTACGGCACCGGATCTAAGGAGGAG AGGACAGCTGCAGACCAGATATTGAGGGACTTGCAAAACAATCCTGATATGTGGCTCCAAGTTGTGCACATTTTACAGAGCACAAAGAACCTAAACACCAAGTTCTTTGCCTTGCAG GTCTTAGAAGGGGTTATCAAGTACAGGTGGAATGCATTGCCTGTTGAACAGCGAGACGGAATGAAAAATTATATCTCTGATGTCATTGTACAG CTATCAAGTAATGAGGCCTCTTTTCGAATGGAAAGACTTTATGTCAGCAAACTCAATGTTATATTGGTTCAG ATTTTAAAGCATGATTGGCCCACTAAATGGCGAAGCTTTATTCCGGATCTTGTATCAGCAGCTAAAACTAGTGAAACCATTTGCGAAAATTGTATGGCCATATTGAAG CTTCTAAGTGAAGAGGTATTTGATTTCTCAAGAGGGGAAATGACACAGTTGAAGATTAAAGAGCTTAAACAATCATTGAACAG tGAGTTTCAACTCATTCATGAGTTATGCTTATATGTACTATCAGCCTCTCAACGAACCGAGCTGATACGTGCAACATTATCCACATTGCATGCTTTCCTCTCATGGATTCCCCTGGGCTATATTTTTGAGTCCCCTTTG CTTGAAACCCTTCTGAAGTTTTTTCCCATGCCTTCATATCGGAATCTTACCCTTCAGTGTCTAACGGAG GTTGCAGCACTTACTTTCGGTGAATTCTATAATGCGCAGTATGTTAAGATGTACAGTATATTCATGGTGCAATTACAG ACTATTCTTCCACCCACCACAAACATACCTGAAGCTTACACAAATGGATCTGGCGAGGAACAG GCATTCATTCAGAACTTGGCACTGTTTCTCACTTCGTTTTACAAG GCGCATATTCGTGTTCTTGAAACCACACAAGAGACTATAGCTGCATTGCTGATGGGTCTTGAATATCTTATAAACATCTCATATGTGGATGACACCGAAGTTTTTAAG GTTTGCTTAGACTATTGGAATGCTTTGGTTTTGGAACTGTTTGAGGCACATCATAATCTGGATAACCCTGCAGCATCTGCCAATATGATGGGGTTGCAG ATGCAGATGAATTTGCTTCCTAGTATGGTTGATGGCATTGGCTCACAACTTTTGCAAAGGCGGCAAATATATGTTGGTATTATGTCAAAGTTGAGGTTGCTCATGATCTGTCGTATGGCTAAGCCAGAAGAGGTTATCATTGTTGAAGATGAGAATGGCAACATTGTTCGTGAGACCTTGAAGGACAATGATGTTCTAGTTCAATATAAG ATCATGAGGGAGACGCTGATATATTTGTCACATCTTGACCACGATGATACCGAGAAGCAG ATGCTaaagaaattaaacaaacaacTGACTGGTGAGGATTGGGCATGGAACAACTTAAACACATTATGCTGGGCAATAGGGTCTATATCTGGTTCCATGATGGAAGAACAG GAAAATAGATTTTTGGTGATGGTCATTCGTGACTTGCTGAACTTGTGTGAAATCATAAAAGGGAAAGATAATAAAGCAGTTATTGCAAGCAACATCAT GTATGTTGTCGGACAGTACCCAAGGTTCTTAAGAGCTCATTGGAAGTTCCTAAAGACTGTTGTCAATAAGTTGTTTGAGTTTATGCACGAAACACATCCTGGAGTCCAG GACATGGCCTGCGACACATTCttgaaaattgttcaaaagTGCAAGCGTAAATTTGTTATTGTACAG GTTGGAGAAAATGAACCATTTGTGTCTGAACTCCTGACAAGCCTGCCGAATACTGTTGGCGATCTTCAGCCTCACCAGATTCATACTTTCTATGAAGCT GTTGGTCATATGATTCAAGCAGAGTCTGATCCcaagaagagagaagaatatCTACAGAGATTGATGAGTCTCCCAAATCAG AAATGGGCCGAGATCATAGGGCAAGCACGCGTAAGTGTTGATTTCCTGAAGGATCAGGAGGTAATTCGGACCGTGCTTAATATATTACAG ACAAATACTAGCGTTGCGAGCTCCCTCGGGACATTTTTCCTGTCTCAGATCTCAATGATCTTTCTGGACATGCTTAATGTGTACAG GATGTACAGTGAGCTTGTATCTAGTAACATTGCGGAAGGGGGTCCCTACGCTTCTAAAACATCCTATGTGAAACTTCTACG GTCGGTGAAGAGGGAGACTCTCAAGTTGATTGAGACATTCTTGGACAAAGCCGAAGACCAGCCACAGATAGGAAAACAAATTGTGCCTCCCATGTTGGATCCAGTCCTAGGTGACTATGCTAGGAATTTGCCTGATGCTAGAGAGTCAGAGGTTTTGTCACTTTTTGCCACTATCATAAATAA GTACAAGGGTGCAATGATAGATGATGTGCCAAGAATATTTGAAGCTGTTTTCCAGTGCACATTGGAG ATGATCACCAAAAATTTTGAAGATTACCCAGAACATCGCTTGaagttcttttctttacttCGTGCCATTGCTGCACACTGCTTTGCTGCATTGATTCAATTATCGAGTCCG CAACTAAAGCTTGTCATGGATTCAATTATATGGGCGTTTCGGCACACCGAAAGAAATATTGCTGAAACTGGGCTGAATCTGTTGTTGGAAATGCTGAGAAACTTTCAG AAATCAGAGTTCTGTAATCAGTTTTACCGTACATACTTTCTGACAATCGAGCAAGAAATATTTGCTGTCTTGACTGATACATTTCATAAGCCTGGGTTCAAGTTGCATGTCTTGGTTCTTCAACATTTGTTCAGCCTG GTGGGAAGTGATCTGTTGAAGGAGCCTTTGTGGGATGTTGCAGCTGTTCCTTATGCATATCCTAATAATGGAATGTTTGTTCGTGAATATACAATAAAGCTTTTGAGTACTTCCTTCCCGAACATGACTGGGGCGGAG GTCACTCAATTTGTGAATGGACTATTTGAATCAACTGCTGACGTACCCACTTTTAAAAATCACATCCGAGACTTCCTAGTGCAATCCAAAGAATTTTCAGCACAG GACAACAAAGATCTTTATGCAGAGGAGGCTGCTGctcagagagagaaagatcgGCAACGAATGCTTTCTATTCCTGGACTTATTGCCCCCAATGAAATACAGGACGAAATGGTTGATTCCTAG
- the LOC137720087 gene encoding laccase-15-like, with protein MRTTSSVDIGNESSTSSSISMKILISLKLVVGLLLSTVGIFHCQASPPRYTFVVEETPYTRLCSTKNILTVNGQFPGPTFYAHVGDTVVVDVYNKGNRNITLHWHGVKQLRNPWSDGPNYITQCPIQPGAKFTQTIIFSSEEGTLWWHAHSEWDRATVHGAIVIYPKKGATYPFPKPYAEFPIILGEWWKEDIGQLYNETIQSGGDPNTSSAFLINGQPGDLYPCSKPDTFKLIVDYGKTYLLRLINSAVQEMMFFAIANHNVTVVGSDASYTKPFSTDYVTISPGQTIDLLLNADQIPNNYYIAAKAYVGGAGIAYDNTTTTAILRYHGNSNSSPTSLPNIPSHNNTNASVFFTSKLKSLADKKHPIDVPHKITTHLFYTLSINTLPCPNNSCAGPNGTRLASSVNNISFVNPTIDILQAYYYHVNGVFGTRFPNSPPLLFNFTAQDLPLYLQTPKQGTEVKILEYNSTVEIVFQGTNLVAGDDHPMHLHGFSFYVVGWGLGNFDKDKDPLTYNLVDPPFQNTIAIPVNGWTTIRFKANNPGVWFMHCHLDRHMSWGMDVTFIVKNGKGLQAQILPPPQGMPPC; from the exons ATGCGAACTACATCTTCTGTAGACATAGGAAACGAATCATCAACGTCGTCGTCGATCAGCATGAAGATTTTAATTAGCTTGAAACTTGTAGTTGGCTTGTTATTGTCTACTGTTGGCATCTTCCATTGCCAAGCTTCGCCTCCTCGTTACACTTTTGTG GTGGAAGAAACTCCATATACACGACTGTGTAGCACAAAGAACATCTTGACTGTAAACGGTCAGTTTCCAGGACCAACGTTCTATGCTCATGTCGGAGATACTGTTGTAGTGGATGTCTATAACAAGGGCAATCGTAACATTACCCTACACTG GCATGGAGTTAAGCAACTGCGGAATCCATGGTCGGACGGTCCTAATTACATCACGCAATGTCCTATTCAACCAGGAGCCAAGTTTACCCAAACTATTATATTTTCCTCAGAGGAAGGGACTCTATGGTGGCATGCTCACAGCGAGTGGGATCGAGCCACAGTCCATGGTGCTATAGTCATATACCCCAAGAAGGGAGCTACTTACCCTTTTCCCAAGCCTTACGCAGAATTTCCAATCATCTTGG GAGAGTGGTGGAAGGAAGATATCGGACAACTTTACAATGAAACGATTCAAAGCGGAGGGGACCCTAATACCTCAAGTGCTttcctcatcaatggtcaaccCGGCGATCTCTATCCTTGCTCAAAACCAGACACATTCAAGCTTATAGTTGATTACGGCAAAACCTACCTACTCAGACTAATCAACTCCGCCGTGCAAGAGATGATGTTTTTCGCCATTGCCAATCACAACGTCACAGTTGTAGGCTCAGATGCTAGCTACACCAAGCCATTTTCAACAGATTATGTGACCATATCTCCCGGGCAAACCATTGACCTCTTGTTAAATGCCGACCAAATCCCCAACAACTACTACATTGCTGCCAAAGCCTACGTTGGCGGGGCTGGGATTGCCTACGACAACACAACCACAACCGCCATACTGCGATACCATGGAAATTCTAATTCATCCCCTACTTCTTTGCCTAATATTCCTTCCCATAACAACACCAACGCATCAGTTTTCTTTACCAGTAAACTCAAAAGCTTGGCTGATAAAAAGCACCCCATTGACGTGCCACACAAGATAACAACTCATTTGTTCTATACACTCTCCATCAACACACTGCCCTGCCCGAATAATTCATGTGCTGGGCCTAATGGAACACGTTTAGCTTCCAGTGTCAACAACATTAGCTTTGTCAACCCCACCATTGACATATTGCAAGCTTACTATTACCATGTCAATGGGGTATTTGGAACTCGCTTTCCAAATTCCCCACCCTTGCTATTTAATTTTACAGCTCAGGACTTGCCTTTGTACCTACAGACGCCGAAGCAAGGGACGGAGGTGAAGATACTGGAGTACAACTCAACGGTGGAGATTGTGTTTCAGGGGACAAATTTGGTGGCAGGAGATGACCATCCGATGCATCTCCATGGATTCAGTTTCTACGTTGTGGGATGGGGGCTCGGGAATTTTGACAAGGACAAGGACCCTTTGACGTATAATCTTGTCGATCCTCCTTTTCAGAATACCATCGCTATCCCTGTAAATGGTTGGACTACTATTAGATTCAAGGCAAACAATCCTG GCGTTTGGTTTATGCACTGTCATCTGGATCGACATATGTCATGGGGCATGGACGTGACGTTCATAGTGAAAAATGGAAAGGGCCTACAAGCGCAGATTTTACCTCCGCCACAAGGAATGCCTCCATGCTAA
- the LOC137721427 gene encoding putative wall-associated receptor kinase-like 16, producing MLGNIKGKIKMEMERMILKLGHHLLRKLSWFSLISLFLLAPLSEANSNTSFGTAGVRWPDIINCNTSYRPINPEPFSGTSNPDGTIPFANLDGICSGYAYYDDLIFPVYLGNFVGLEGDTTIRVNRSKYYFRPSKANQAYSHDHRRTGRRYIKHKKVFPVKLTLGLGIFCLFMSLGITGVYSSVKKRKFINLKAKFFQQNGGLLLEQHIASHGSTKVFTAEELEAAAAYYNQSHNFCLGESALDCKGVLSDGAIVDMRKTVAHEGQIERFIYEIVTLAKVHHKNVVKFLGCCLETEAPMLVYEFPCNGTLFDYIHHANGKSALPWHVLLKIASDSATALAYMHSAVDSLKPMIIHGNVNSSNILLTDCFVAKVSVFSPSRLVPVPSNESQMKTLVQQTLGYLDPEYLYTGQLTDKSDVYSFGIVLLELLTGEMPLSFHRPENRRIITSHFVSSVGQNDIFQIVVPQLVNEGNREQLRAVAELAKSCLQLSSAERPAMEEVARELRRLCGGTHSS from the exons ATGTTAGGAAACATAAAGGGGAAGATAAAAATGGAGATGGAAAGGATGATTCTGAAACTTGGACATCATCTCCTGCGCAAACTCTCTTGGTTCAGCTTAATATCATTGTTTTTGTTGGCGCCGCTATCAGAAGCCAACTCTAACACCAGCTTCGGAACTGCAGGCGTACGCTGGCCTGACATAATAAACTGTAACACTTCCTACAGGCCAATAAATCCGGAACCATTCTCAGGAACAAGTAATCCCGATGGCACCATTCCCTTCGCAAATCTTGATGGCATCTGCAGTGGTTACGCTTACTATGATGATCTGATCTTTCCAGTATATCTTGGG AACTTTGTTGGTTTAGAAGGAGACACAACGATTAGAGTGAATCgatcaaaatattattttcgcCCTTCAAAAGCAAACCAGGCATATAGTCATGACCATAGGAGAACTGGTAGGCGCTACATCAAACACAAAAAAGTCTTTCCGGTGAAGCTCACTCTAG GTCTTGGCATTTTTTGCTTATTTATGTCGCTTGGGATCACTGGGGTTTATTCCAGTGTGAAGAAACGGAAGTTCATTAATCTCAAAGCCAAGTTCTTCCAGCAAAATGGAGGGTTATTGTTAGAGCAGCATATTGCTTCACATGGAAGCACAAAAGTTTTTACAGCCGAGGAGCTAGAGGCGGCCGCTGCCTATTATAACCAGAGTCATAATTTTTGTCTAGGAGAAAGTGCATTAGATTGCAAAGGAGTTTTGTCAGACGGTGCGATTGTAGACATGAGGAAAACAGTAGCGCACGAGGGCCAAATCGAGCGCTTTATCTATGAGATCGTCACTCTTGCCAAAGTTCACCATAAAAATGTGGTGAAGTTCTTGGGCTGCTGCTTAGAGACTGAAGCTCCCATGTTAGTCTATGAATTCCCTTGCAATGGGACCTTGTTCGACTACATTCATCATGCTAACGGCAAGAGTGCATTGCCTTGGCATGTCCTTTTAAAGATAGCCTCAGACTCTGCAACTGCTCTTGCCTATATGCATTCAGCAGTAGACTCGTTGAAACCAATGATCATTCATGGAAATGTCAACTCTTCCAACATACTTTTAACTGATTGTTTTGTGGCCAAAGTCTCCGTTTTTAGTCCTTCAAGGTTGGTCCCGGTCCCCAGTAATGAATCCCAGATGAAGACATTGGTGCAGCAAACACTTGGTTATCTTGATCCGGAATATCTCTATACAGGCCAGTTGACAGATAAGAGCGATGTTTATAGCTTTGGAATTGTATTGTTGGAGCTTCTAACTGGGGAGATGCCATTGTCCTTTCACAGACCAGAAAATCGAAGAATCATAACATCCCATTTCGTTTCTTCTGTAGGACAAAATGACATCTTTCAGATCGTTGTGCCACAACTTGTAAACGAGGGAAACAGAGAGCAACTCAGAGCAGTTGCGGAGCTTGCAAAGAGTTGCCTCCAGTTGAGTAGTGCCGAAAGGCCTGCGATGGAAGAAGTGGCAAGAGAATTGAGGAGGTTGTGTGGCGGCACACATTCTTCCTAA